The nucleotide window ATGTACTTGTCTACTTTATAATCCTATCTTCCGGGTCCTTCACCACATTTTTTGTAATGTGGGCAAAGAACCTTACAGCTTCATTATAGCCTGATAAATATTTTTTTCAATACGAATTATAAATATCCATAACAAAACTAATGTAAAACCGTTTTGGGGGACAAAAATGGCGGGGTGCCAGGTGATATACGTTAAGGTTGGCTTTCCAAAATTCCCAGTTTAACTTAGCTGAAGGTTAGACTTATCGGCTACTAGTCCCCCAGGTGGCACCGTTTCATGAAGCTTGTCATAAACCCAAGTAATACCGATTGAACCATCAAGTCCTATTTGTTAATTTAAAAAACATTTAGTCCCACTTTGCCCATCAACATATCTGACAATTATACTTAAACTGTCTGCCACTTTAAGTTGGTTCCCTGGCGTTAAATTTGAGCTACTATTTTCGCATTTTTGATAAAATCAGCGAATTGTGAACGGCAATTTAACTCAGGTATCTTCCAAAATGCCAGAGTCACTTTGAACAATTAAATTTAATTTCCGTTATCGACTAACACCGTGTAAATAAAAAATATTGTCTTATATTTTATTTTGTGCAAAAATCATTTATAACACCGACGTAACACATTCTGAAAGACGGGGTAAAATTATGATGTCCCAGAAAAAAGATTGTCACCTAATGGATCGATTTAACCGTGTGCTCATGAACAAAAATAATCATTACCTACTCTTTGCTGGCTTAATCTTAGTCAGTCTCAATATTGGACTAACGACTGGATCCACCTCAAAAGCATCAGCTGAAACGCTATCTCCCCAAGTGGCTATGACCCCAGGCTCATCACCCAGTTCCGCCCCGAGCCAAATCAACGAGACTGTCAATACCGGTAATGTTGGTTCTACGGCTGACGAAAAATCTGATTCAGGCTCTTTACCCGCTGGTACATCAGACGCTTCAAGGGACAGCAACCATGCGACGACAGATAAGCGTGCGAATGAACTGACTTTCAACGAAGATGTTTCGACTAGCCGTTCTTCCATTAAATCTAGAACTCGAACGACTAACGCCGACCTTGATGCGGCACCAAGCGTCCTCAACAATTCTGAAAATACCACAGCTAGCAATTTCGGCGATGAACCGACAACGTCGGCCCACCAACACCAGATTGCCGTACACTACTACAAAAAGGACACCACGGAGCAACTAGCTCCCGATAGCGCAATAACCGTCATCGATGGCCAAGCCTACACAGCCCCCTCAAGATCATTTACCGGCCACAACCTCAGTTCCCAGACCAATACTACTGGCAGCTACAGCGGTGCAGCCGATACCGCCTTCTACTACGCCGTTCAAAAGGGAACCGTGCACGTTTCTTACAAGACCAGTATTGGTGGCGAGCTTTTCAAAAAAACTATCACTGGTAACGTCGGCGACAAATTCACAATAGACGCCCTTGACTTCAACGATGGCGATCCTAAAGACTTCATGCTTAAGGGTGCTCACCAAGTAACCGGAACTTATACCTCGGCACCTCAAACGGTCACCTTTACTTATCAGATTCCCAGCGTTCATTCTTCTACGCAACATGGTATGACTGTTTTCACGACAACCTACGCCGACGGTAATTTGAAAAAAATCGAGATTTTTGATGGCAACTTTGACATAACCTGCGGCAAAGATTCTAAGGGGCACGCCATCGTTGCGATTCACTCGTTAGTCACGCCTTTAGCAAATAATCACGCCCAACTTTCAAACAAAGCTATCGCGAACGTTGGCAAACGTTTCGGCTATTTCGCTACTAAAGCGACCAGTTATATTTTTGAAAAATCAACAAGCAGTACTTCCGTTAAAGTTATGAAGATTAACAATCAGTTTGGCGCTTTGACTGTCGCAACTATTGATCTAACGTCCAAAAATACCAGTGCTGACGCAGTGGCCCAAACGCTGGGAATCAGTGGGCAGACCACCTTCACTGCATTCTGGCATAAATACATTGCTGGAAAGGCGCCAGCTACCTCTTCAATTCGAGAAAAGGACGCCCGTCATCCTGTGTTGAATTCACAGTCAACGGCTCCTGACAACAACTTACCAGGCCGCACCAAGCTCCCCCAAACTTCTGAAGCTCAGGCAAACTTCTCTATCTACGGCTATTTCCTACTATTACTTCTTAGTATCGTGGGACTGCTCAAAAAAGAGGGGGAAATACGGAAATTCTAAGGTTTACAATCCAGAAAAAGATGGCATTCTCAAGGCCTGAGGACGCCATCTTTTTTCAACCCAAAAAGCCCTGAGATTTTCACCCAGGACCTCTAAATTCTATTCTGCCTTTTAACGGTCACATAATTTTAATTAGGCATTCTTACAATCACATTTTATAAGAAACTAGGTTAAACACAGACTAGTCGTTCTTCCGAGACTTAACGGCTAAACCTAAGGTAGCCAGCAGCATGCCGATGCCAGCAATAATAGCACTGGCCGTACTCTGTTCGTTTGTTTGTGGCAAGGTCGTCTTAGCTGTTGCTTGGTTAACAGTTTGACCACTGGCAGTCGTACTGGTCTTGGCAACCGTTGCTGCTTGACCACTGGTCTTAACGGCTGAAGCAGCCGTCTTAGTAACCGTCACCTGAGCCGCCTGTCCGTTGGATTGAACGGCCGCCGCATTCTGATGGGAACCTGCCTTCTTTGCAGCCGCCTTAACATCTGGTCGATTAGCCTCGGCTTCATCGATAGTTGCAGCATCCCCACCATTCGTGATAACTGGTGAAGCGGCATCAGTGGTCGTATCGACTACTGGCGCAACTTCTACTGGGTGATCAACGTCAGGTGTCGGTTCAGTCGTGGTCCCAGTATTAGGAGCAACAACTGGCGCTTTATCATTCTTGATTTCAAAGCTAACGTAGGCAATGTAGCCACCGTACTGACTGGTGTAACGACTGTTCCGAATGGCCATGTAGTAAGTCCCATCTGGGGCATCCGCGTTGGCAACCAGGTTGAAGCCCAGCTTGTTAGATGGATCTGCTTCAACCGTGAACCAGCTCGTGGCATTCTCTTGCTTACCTTCCCAGGCAAGTAGGTCCGTCATCGCAATCGTAGCATCGGGTGCGCCGTAGGTGATGCGAACGCCCTTGGAATACTGGGTGAGAATGATAGGGTCGTTACTGAGTTGCCCGGTCTTACCATCTTGAACCCCACTAACCACATTCGTGATGGGGTCGAAGGTCCGGTTCTTAGCCGTCAACGTGTAACTCTTGCCGTTCAAGAATTGGTAGTAACTGTAGTTATTGATTTGAGTCGAGCCATTGTAACGGTCCAACATCCCAGATGAAAATTCATTGTAAATGCCATAGAACATACCGGTAAAGTTGCTGAGGTCTGGTAGATCACCAGACAGCCGGTTATTGTTGATATACAGGTATTGGATATCTGGCCAGTTACTGAGACTTGGCACACTCCCAGTCAATTGGTTGTTCGCCAGGTTCAGGTTGTTCAGGCTAATTAAACTGGCAATTCCAGATAGGTCACCGGACAAGTTGTTGTTAGCCATGTTTAAGTATGAGAGTGCGGTATACCGGGACAGGTCTGGAATCGTGCCCGTCAAACCAAAATGACTCACATCCATACTGCTCAACTTTGTGTTTGAAGCGAGGTAGGTGTTGAAGAAACTAGCCACGTCTTTGGTCGTTGCGGTTCCTTTTAGACTACCTAGGTCCAGTTGCTTCAGATCAGGCGCAAAGGAGAAGTCGATCATTTGGTCTGCTGGGATATCGTAACCGTAGTCGAAGTATTGCAGATTCGTAAAGTACTGGAGACCTTCAAATTCTGACGGCATTGGAATCGGGCCACTGTAATTGCTGGTGGTCAGCATCTTTGCATCTTCAATGTACTGATACAAGTTAGCGTCGGTAATCTTAGCCCACGGTGCAGACTTCTGGACATTGTTTTCCACCCAAGTCCGCATTGTTTGACTTGGCATCCATACGGAAGCGTCTACACCATCAATGCTGGGCTTAGCAACTTTGGCTAAGTTAGACCGATCAACTGCTAATTTAGATGCTGGTGCACTCATTAGCTTTGGCGCTTGCTGATTATCATTCTGGACAGGTTTCTCGGTTGCTTTTGGTTCATCCTTGACAACCGATTCCTGACTATCTTTTTGGTCTACATTTTGAACTTGTCCTGGCTGATTTTCAGGGGCAGCTGGTGTTTTCTCTTTAGATGTCTGGTCTTTGACTGGCGCAACTGGTGCTTGTGGTTCCTGTTGCTGGTCTTTATCGCCACTTGCATCTCCAGCCGTCTGGTCTTGAGCTTGATCATTAACCACACCAGCTGGCTTAACAGCGGAACCCGCATCCTGCTTTACAACGCTGCTCTGCACAACATCGGCGTCGGGCGTGTCCGCCTGGGCCACACTAACACTGGCCAGGCCCATCCCTAAAGCCAAAACGGTGATGCAGGCGTAAACCCAGCGTTTGCCTGCCTTGTAACTCTTGTAGTGTTCTTTGGATACTCCCTCAACTTTTTGTAACATGGTAGTTCCTCCTCTGTGTGAAGTCCTGTATCGCACCCTAGTAAGCGCATACATCAAACCGATCATAGCCACTTTATATTTTTGTGATTGACGATTGTGGGCATCCCTAGTTTGCCACACATTTGATAAAGTGGATAAATTTCTTTACGACCCCATTGTAACGCGTCTGTGATAAATATCAATAGAAATTGTAAATGATTATAACTATTTATTTGGTTGGTTCCACGACCTTACCAAGTAACTTTAGTCTCTCCGAGCGAGCCAGCTAAACGCCTTGGTAAGCGAGGAGCTTAAGGATGTCGTATCAAACCGTTTTACGAATTTTGGCAACTATGTCAACGCGAAAATCTTATCTGACTTTACGGCGGCACCTACTCATTTAGCCAACAACTTTAGTTGCTTTTCCGGCGACCGTCAAAGCAGCTAAATAATGGTTTATACTATAACGAAAAAGTGACCTTGTCTCAACTGACAAGGTCACTCTAATCACACAATTCCTATTTTGAGTCATTTACTGGTTCAGTTTGCCCACCCGCTTATTTCGTGCGCCGGCGGAAACCTAGCCAGCCCCCCAAGGTGAGCAGTAAAGCCACGCCCCACCATGGTGATGTTGATTGTTCATCCGTCTGAGGTAAAACTGTCGACGTTGCCGTTTGACCGACCGTCGCAAGTGGTTCAGCGGTCACAGTTGCCCCCTGACCACCGGTCGTAGTGCCGCTCCCACCAGGTGTCGCCGGCTTACCCGGCTCTTCTGGTCCTGGTAAGTCCACGTCTGGATCATCAACATCTGGATCAGTCGTCCCCTCATCTCCATCGCCACCAGTCTCAACAGCTGCATAGATATAGGTCACACTGATATCTTCGTCACCGAACGTGCCACTGGCATTGGCCGGCGTTGAAACTAACTGATACCCCTCTACTTCTAAAGCTTCAGTCGTGTAAGTCGTTCCAGGTTGGCCGGTCAAAACTTTATCCGCCGCGATCGATTGGCCGTTAGCCAACTGATAATGGACGGTCACGTTGGTATCCGCCACCGGGGTCACCACGGGTGGCGTCACTGTTCCACCGCCATCCTTCTTATAGACATAGTAAACGTCAATAGCGGTATCACCGTATTTGCCGACCGCATTTTCCGGGGTCTTCAACAACGTATATCCCTTGATTGTCTGGGCCTCAGTCACGTAGTCGTCGCCCACCATACCGGCCGGTAGTGTCACGGCGTCTGCCAAATCCTTGCCCGCTTCATCCTGGTAATGCACCGTCACGGCCGCCGCTTTATCCGCAAGCACATAAGGCTGGACCACAGCGAATTGATAGCTTCCATAGGAGTCGCTACCTGAAGCATTTCCCGTCATAAAGTAATACTCATCCATTGGAATCACGTTGACGCCGGGGTAAGTGGTCCCACCAGGTTTTTGATCAGGAATCTTGGTGAAGTACAGCCCACCCTGACCATCACTCGTCGCGGTCCCCCCCGTATTATAGATACGGTAGTACAATTCGTTATTGGTGAAAGAAACGGGTTCTCCCACAATAGACGTCGCAGCAATTTGAATGACTTTGCCATCGATCGTGGTAAACGAAATTTTTAAATGGCCCTCTCGTAAATCAGTATCAACGTTGACTGGATTCAATTTCACAAATTGACTGCCAGCGTGAAATGTCGTATAGCGGTTCCCTTTCAATGGTGAAAAATCCTGAACGTGGTTAAACGCCATCAAAAGGGTCTTCACGTTCGTCAGTCCAGCTAGCGGAGTCACGTCTTCAATCCGGTTATGTTGCAGATCCAAGTAAGTTAGCTTGTTCAGCTTAGCCAGTGGCGTCAGGTCGACCACATCCCCGTAGTAGTAGCCCGGATTCTGGTCCAAACTACTGCCGAGACTCAAGCGGGTCAGGTTGGTAGCGTACTGCAGGCCCTCTAAGGAAAATTCTGTTTTTCCGTCGATATACGTGTTAACTTTTCCTTGAATACTGAGCGTCGTCAATAACAGCAGGTCATCTTGCGTGATATCAGCAACGCTACCCCAGGTTTGGCCCGGATTCTGACCACGTAACGCAGTTAAAATAGCTTGCTGGAGAATTTGGTTTGGCATCCATTCATCAATTGACGACACCTTTGCCTGGTGATTCAGCTTAACGGGTGCCGCTTTGGCCACCTGAGCCTTAACCAATTTCACAGCCTTAATAGATGGATCAGCCCCCTGCTTGACGGTGGCCGGTGCTGGACCTTCAGCAGAAATGGGGACTGCCGTTTCCTGTCCACCCGGAGACTTTTCTGGCGTAGAAATCGGTTGAGCGACCTCCTGATCAGTCGCGGCGGCTGGTGCTTCTTCGGTGATTGGCTCATTTATGTTAGCGTTTTCATTTTCGACCGAATCAGTCACAACCGGTTCTTCTTCAGTCGTCTCTGTCTGCTCCGTAGCTGATGAATTCAGCGTCACAGAATCTGCTTGTAAGTGCCGTGAAGGCGTTGTGACCGCCGTGTCAGTGCTCGTAGCCACTGCTGTGTCTGCCTGTGCAGTCTGGTTGTCAGTTACAGCAACGACTAGTCCCGCAGTAACCACGGTGGCCCAGACCCAGCTGCGCCCCTGTTTCGTCAACGTCCAAGTCGTGGGTGTGTCGTTCATTTTACGCACGATAATCCTCCTCATTCGGTTGGCATATTGCGCTACATCCAGTTGTAAAATTTAGTGATGCCCTAGTAAAAATACCGGTTGTTTTGATTCACCCCCATTATAACTGGTTCCTCACCATAAAGCTAGTATATAGTGAATGATTAATGCTGTTGTAGCCACTATAAACCAGTTGTCCGCAAATCTATTCCATTGATTAATTTGTTGATTTGACAGTCTTTATAACTATTTTTTATATTTAATGTCGTCAATTGACTTTTCAATCATTTCCTATGTTACACAATTTCAAATTTGGTAAACACCGGTCCGAAAAGGTTTGTTTGGTCATTTCTCGAACGATTCGCTTAATTATAAGTAAATTAGGTTGTCCCACCCCTATTCCCATGCTACACTATGTCCAACTTAAAAAAGTTTCTGGGGATACCGTCATACGGCACGAGAGTAAGTTGTGAACTTTGACCCATCGAACCTGTCAGTTAACACTGGCGTAGGGAGAAACGCACGGATACTTCATCTTGCGGCGGCGACTTCCCCTGAGATGAAGCTTTTTATTTTGTAAAGGAGGTTATTTATGAAACGTAAGCTATACCCGTTAGGTAGCCTGGTCTTGCTCCTAACGGTCTGGCAAGTGGCGGTCACGTTACTTAAGACCCCGGCCTTCATTTTGCCCAGTCCCGTGGCGGTCATCCAAGCACTGGTGGCCGACGCTTCTGGCCTACTGGCAAATTCCTGGGTCACGCTCCACGAATCACTGATTGGACTACTCATTGCCTGTCTGTTAGCTTTTGGGACCGCGCTCGTCATGGACCGCTGGCAGTTACTTTACCAATCCTTCTACCCCCTACTCGTTATCTCACAGACACTGCCAGTCATGGTTCTGGGACCACTGCTGAGCCTCTGGTTTGGCTTCGGCATGGCCCCTAAGGTCATCCTGGTCGTGTTGATGAGCTACTTTCCCATCATCGTTTCCTTCTCGGAGGCGCTGGGAAAAGTCTCTAAGGAACAGATTCGATTCCTCCAAACCATAGGCGCCAAGGATTGGCAAGTCTATCGCATCCTGAAGATTCCGCAAGGCATGCAGGGCTTCTTCGCTGGCTTACGAATTGCCGCTACCTACTGTGTGAGCGGTGCCATCATCGGGGAATGGCTCAGCGCTGAGGCCGGGCTGGGATATTACATGATTCGGGTGAAGAATGGTTATCAAATTGACAAGGTCTTCGCCGCAATTTTTTGCGTTATCGTTTTAAGTTTGGGACTCAACATAGCAACGCGTAGTTTGCAAAAATTATATTATAAAACATTAATCCAAGGGAGATCATCATGAAATTATCTAAACTTTGGCTACTAGTTCCGGTTCTGCTCTCACTGACCGCCTGTGGCAACTCCAAGAGCTCATCGTCTGACACCAAATCCGCTAAAAAGTTGACCGACGTCTCAATCGTCCTTGACTACGTTCCCAACACCAACCATACGGGACTCTACGTGGCTAAAGATAAGGGTTACTTCAAGGATGCTGGACTAAACGTCAAAATCATCGAACCAGGCGACAACGCCACCAGTGTCGGCATGGTCGGCGCCAACAAGGCCCAATTTGGGGTCAGCTATCAAGAAGATGTAACCTATGCCCACGCGGACGGCAAGAACATCCCCGTCAAGGCTATCGGAACGGTCATCAAGCACAACACCTCTGGCTTCGTCTCCAAGAAGTCTAGCGGTATTACCTCGCCTAAAGACTTTGTCGGCAAGACCTACGCCGGTTGGCAGACACCCAGTGAGGAGGCCGTATTGAAGGCCGTTATGAGCGAAGCTAAGGTTAATCCAAAATCCTTGAAGATCGTCGGTGCCACTGGTGATGGTCCTAAGAGTCTTGGGAAGAAGAACGACATCCAATGGTGGTTCCAAGGTTGGGACGTTATTCGGGCTAAGGACGACGGCATCAAGATCAACTACATGCCCCTCCGTCAATTAGACCAGCGCTTAGACTACTACACGCCCGTCATCATTACCAACAACACTCAGCTGAATAAAGATCCTAAGTTGGTCAAAGCTTTCATGAAAGCCACAAAGAAGGGGTACCAGGACGCTATGGCGCACCCTAAGGCCGATGCCAAGATTCTCCACAAATATGCCAAGGATTACGACCTGAAGTTTCTTGAGGAATCCCAAGCCTTCCTGTCTAAGAACTACACGGATGACGCTAGCAAATGGGGGCAAATGGATAGCAAAGTCTGGAACAACTACACCGGCTTTATGAAGGAATATGGTCTGATCAAGAAGACCATCCCAGCCAGCACGCTGTACACCAACCAATACGTCGGAGGTTAGCCTATGGCGATCACACTGGAACACGTCGGCCTAACACTAGATGACTTGGAGATTCTAAATGACGTCACGGCCACTATCAATGCGGGCAGTTTTGTGTCCTTGATTGCACCCAGTGGTGCCGGTAAATCGACCCTACTGAAGATTCTGACCGGACTGTTACCCATTTCGACTGGGTCAGTGGTGGTCGACGGTCAACCCATTACCGGACTGAACACCACGTTTAGTTACCTTCCACAGGAGGATATGTTGTTACCGTGGCTGAACGTGGACCAGAACATTACGCTCTACCAACGGATCAACCATCAAACCGTGGATCAGGACCACGTGACGGACCTGCTAACCCTCTTTGGGTTGGTCGACTACCGCCACTTCTTGCCCCGTCAGCTCTCTGGTGGGATGCGGCAGCGGGTCGCCTTACTACGAACCATGATGAATCCGGCCAACTACCTACTCCTAGATGAGCCGTTTGGGGCCTTAGACGCCATGACTCGTGGACTGATGCAGGACTGGCTACTCAGCCTACCAACGGCCTTGAAACGAACGACGGTATTAGTAACGCATGATATCGAGGAAGCCATCTACTTGTCCGACCGAATTTTAGTCTTGTCAGCCCGACCGGCGCACGTTGTTCAGGACATTTCACTGACCCCTGCGACTCGTGACCGGGAGTGGTTGGCTACTCAGGCGCCACTGAAGACCGAAATCTACCAACTCTTACTGGAGGATTCCGATGTTAAGTGATGCCCACTGCCATCTGGCTGGAAGCCGGGAACTGGCTAACCTGCAGCAACAAGACCAGATTTTAACGATCATCAACTGTCAGTCCCCCACTGAGTGGGACCACAATACATTACTCACCGGCGCTAATCAACACTTGAGCTTCGGTATTCACCCCTGGCAGGCCACAGACTTTCGCTGGCCGGAAGTCACTCCCTACCTGGAGAAAACTGCCGTGGTCGGCGAAATTGGCTTAGACAACGTTTGGACAGACGTCAACCTACTGGACCAGTCGCGTGTCTTTGAAGCCCAGCTCCAATTTGCACATGACCACCGCAAGCCCGTCATCCTGCACACGAAGGGGTGCGAGCGAGCGGTTCTCAAAACCATTCAAAAGTATCCCAATCGCTATATGGTCCACTGGTACGCCACGAAGGAGTATCAACGTGACTACATCCGCTTGGATTGTTTCTTCACGATTGGTGTAGATGTGCTGACTGACCCCGCCGTGGCACAATTAGCGCAGGACGTCCCGCTGAACCGAATTTTAATTGAGACGGATGGTCTGGAGGCCATCCGTTGGGCGGGCGACGATAAGGCTACCGTGGCCGACTACCCCCACGTGTTGCATCGGAGCATCCGGGCCGTGGCAGCATTACGGGGAATGGCTTCGGACGAACTGGAAGCACAGGTTTATCGGAATTTAGAGGCGTTTCTGGCTTAGTGATCATTGAAGAATTGCCACCTCCGGCTACACGGATATCGATGTCACACGGCTTTCCTCAATCCAGCAGCTCAAAAAAAGTGGTCCCAGTAATCAATAACTGATTACTGGGACCACTTTTATATTGACTCATTTTCAAATGATGCACAATTTGTGTTAATCTACCAACGGTTCCCCAGAATCGGTTGGCGCTAGGTTCAAACCAATACTAAGCAAACTGTTAAGTAATTTTAAGCCGACATTTCTTTTGAAGTCGATAGCCATCTTAAGCAGATGGGCTCAGACGCCTCATTCTTCTTAGCCGTTTACGGCTTAGAAGACCAAGCTTTAAGACTCACGCTTTTCAAGCTTAAAGTTGTGTCGGCACCGTTCCAGCCCATCTACTGCGACCGGCAAGGCGGTCAAATCAAAGACTATTTTAAAAGGAATTCCAATCCAGCGGCGAGCAACCCACCGATGAGCGGCCCAAACATTGGGACCCAAGCGTAATTCCACTCAGTCGCCCCCCGGTTAGGGACGGGTAAAATGGAGTAAGCCAACCGTGGTCCCCAGTCCCGGGCGGGGTTGATGGCGAACCCAGTGGTCGTCCCTAGGCCCATCCCGATAACCATGATTAGAGCCCCGACGATGAACGGTTTCAAACCTTGGGTGAAGTCCCCCAGATTTAAGAGAATAAAGATAAACGCCCAAGTAGCCACAATTTCAGAAATGAAATTAAACAACGGATTTTTAATAGCTGGCCGGGTCGCAAAGATACCGACCTGGTTACCAGACGCCTCATCCGGTGTTGCTTTAAAGTGGGGATAGAATTGAAGGATAACCAATGCCGCACCCAGAAAGGCCCCTAAGAACTGGCCCAATAAATAAGGTAATACATCGGCCCACGGGAAGAACCCAAATACAGCGAAACCAATTGTAACGGCCGGGTTCAAATGACCTTGCGAACCCAACATGCCGGCCACGTAAACTCCCATGGTCACGGCCATTCCCCAGGCAATCGATACAAAGGTCCAGTCGCTCCCCTTCGCGTACGTCTTGTTGAGGTTGATACTAGCA belongs to Levilactobacillus yonginensis and includes:
- a CDS encoding MucBP domain-containing protein codes for the protein MDRFNRVLMNKNNHYLLFAGLILVSLNIGLTTGSTSKASAETLSPQVAMTPGSSPSSAPSQINETVNTGNVGSTADEKSDSGSLPAGTSDASRDSNHATTDKRANELTFNEDVSTSRSSIKSRTRTTNADLDAAPSVLNNSENTTASNFGDEPTTSAHQHQIAVHYYKKDTTEQLAPDSAITVIDGQAYTAPSRSFTGHNLSSQTNTTGSYSGAADTAFYYAVQKGTVHVSYKTSIGGELFKKTITGNVGDKFTIDALDFNDGDPKDFMLKGAHQVTGTYTSAPQTVTFTYQIPSVHSSTQHGMTVFTTTYADGNLKKIEIFDGNFDITCGKDSKGHAIVAIHSLVTPLANNHAQLSNKAIANVGKRFGYFATKATSYIFEKSTSSTSVKVMKINNQFGALTVATIDLTSKNTSADAVAQTLGISGQTTFTAFWHKYIAGKAPATSSIREKDARHPVLNSQSTAPDNNLPGRTKLPQTSEAQANFSIYGYFLLLLLSIVGLLKKEGEIRKF
- a CDS encoding KxYKxGKxW signal peptide domain-containing protein → MLQKVEGVSKEHYKSYKAGKRWVYACITVLALGMGLASVSVAQADTPDADVVQSSVVKQDAGSAVKPAGVVNDQAQDQTAGDASGDKDQQQEPQAPVAPVKDQTSKEKTPAAPENQPGQVQNVDQKDSQESVVKDEPKATEKPVQNDNQQAPKLMSAPASKLAVDRSNLAKVAKPSIDGVDASVWMPSQTMRTWVENNVQKSAPWAKITDANLYQYIEDAKMLTTSNYSGPIPMPSEFEGLQYFTNLQYFDYGYDIPADQMIDFSFAPDLKQLDLGSLKGTATTKDVASFFNTYLASNTKLSSMDVSHFGLTGTIPDLSRYTALSYLNMANNNLSGDLSGIASLISLNNLNLANNQLTGSVPSLSNWPDIQYLYINNNRLSGDLPDLSNFTGMFYGIYNEFSSGMLDRYNGSTQINNYSYYQFLNGKSYTLTAKNRTFDPITNVVSGVQDGKTGQLSNDPIILTQYSKGVRITYGAPDATIAMTDLLAWEGKQENATSWFTVEADPSNKLGFNLVANADAPDGTYYMAIRNSRYTSQYGGYIAYVSFEIKNDKAPVVAPNTGTTTEPTPDVDHPVEVAPVVDTTTDAASPVITNGGDAATIDEAEANRPDVKAAAKKAGSHQNAAAVQSNGQAAQVTVTKTAASAVKTSGQAATVAKTSTTASGQTVNQATAKTTLPQTNEQSTASAIIAGIGMLLATLGLAVKSRKND
- a CDS encoding MucBP domain-containing protein, with translation MNDTPTTWTLTKQGRSWVWATVVTAGLVVAVTDNQTAQADTAVATSTDTAVTTPSRHLQADSVTLNSSATEQTETTEEEPVVTDSVENENANINEPITEEAPAAATDQEVAQPISTPEKSPGGQETAVPISAEGPAPATVKQGADPSIKAVKLVKAQVAKAAPVKLNHQAKVSSIDEWMPNQILQQAILTALRGQNPGQTWGSVADITQDDLLLLTTLSIQGKVNTYIDGKTEFSLEGLQYATNLTRLSLGSSLDQNPGYYYGDVVDLTPLAKLNKLTYLDLQHNRIEDVTPLAGLTNVKTLLMAFNHVQDFSPLKGNRYTTFHAGSQFVKLNPVNVDTDLREGHLKISFTTIDGKVIQIAATSIVGEPVSFTNNELYYRIYNTGGTATSDGQGGLYFTKIPDQKPGGTTYPGVNVIPMDEYYFMTGNASGSDSYGSYQFAVVQPYVLADKAAAVTVHYQDEAGKDLADAVTLPAGMVGDDYVTEAQTIKGYTLLKTPENAVGKYGDTAIDVYYVYKKDGGGTVTPPVVTPVADTNVTVHYQLANGQSIAADKVLTGQPGTTYTTEALEVEGYQLVSTPANASGTFGDEDISVTYIYAAVETGGDGDEGTTDPDVDDPDVDLPGPEEPGKPATPGGSGTTTGGQGATVTAEPLATVGQTATSTVLPQTDEQSTSPWWGVALLLTLGGWLGFRRRTK
- a CDS encoding ABC transporter permease, yielding MKRKLYPLGSLVLLLTVWQVAVTLLKTPAFILPSPVAVIQALVADASGLLANSWVTLHESLIGLLIACLLAFGTALVMDRWQLLYQSFYPLLVISQTLPVMVLGPLLSLWFGFGMAPKVILVVLMSYFPIIVSFSEALGKVSKEQIRFLQTIGAKDWQVYRILKIPQGMQGFFAGLRIAATYCVSGAIIGEWLSAEAGLGYYMIRVKNGYQIDKVFAAIFCVIVLSLGLNIATRSLQKLYYKTLIQGRSS
- a CDS encoding ABC transporter substrate-binding protein: MKLSKLWLLVPVLLSLTACGNSKSSSSDTKSAKKLTDVSIVLDYVPNTNHTGLYVAKDKGYFKDAGLNVKIIEPGDNATSVGMVGANKAQFGVSYQEDVTYAHADGKNIPVKAIGTVIKHNTSGFVSKKSSGITSPKDFVGKTYAGWQTPSEEAVLKAVMSEAKVNPKSLKIVGATGDGPKSLGKKNDIQWWFQGWDVIRAKDDGIKINYMPLRQLDQRLDYYTPVIITNNTQLNKDPKLVKAFMKATKKGYQDAMAHPKADAKILHKYAKDYDLKFLEESQAFLSKNYTDDASKWGQMDSKVWNNYTGFMKEYGLIKKTIPASTLYTNQYVGG
- a CDS encoding ABC transporter ATP-binding protein, with product MAITLEHVGLTLDDLEILNDVTATINAGSFVSLIAPSGAGKSTLLKILTGLLPISTGSVVVDGQPITGLNTTFSYLPQEDMLLPWLNVDQNITLYQRINHQTVDQDHVTDLLTLFGLVDYRHFLPRQLSGGMRQRVALLRTMMNPANYLLLDEPFGALDAMTRGLMQDWLLSLPTALKRTTVLVTHDIEEAIYLSDRILVLSARPAHVVQDISLTPATRDREWLATQAPLKTEIYQLLLEDSDVK
- a CDS encoding TatD family hydrolase, with translation MLSDAHCHLAGSRELANLQQQDQILTIINCQSPTEWDHNTLLTGANQHLSFGIHPWQATDFRWPEVTPYLEKTAVVGEIGLDNVWTDVNLLDQSRVFEAQLQFAHDHRKPVILHTKGCERAVLKTIQKYPNRYMVHWYATKEYQRDYIRLDCFFTIGVDVLTDPAVAQLAQDVPLNRILIETDGLEAIRWAGDDKATVADYPHVLHRSIRAVAALRGMASDELEAQVYRNLEAFLA
- a CDS encoding MIP/aquaporin family protein, coding for MSGFIGEFFGTLILILLGAGTGASINLNKTYAKGSDWTFVSIAWGMAVTMGVYVAGMLGSQGHLNPAVTIGFAVFGFFPWADVLPYLLGQFLGAFLGAALVILQFYPHFKATPDEASGNQVGIFATRPAIKNPLFNFISEIVATWAFIFILLNLGDFTQGLKPFIVGALIMVIGMGLGTTTGFAINPARDWGPRLAYSILPVPNRGATEWNYAWVPMFGPLIGGLLAAGLEFLLK